A window from Gossypium raimondii isolate GPD5lz chromosome 7, ASM2569854v1, whole genome shotgun sequence encodes these proteins:
- the LOC105803769 gene encoding glucose-1-phosphate adenylyltransferase small subunit 2, chloroplastic, with protein sequence MAATAALRLITTTKSSSSSNAASISPSSGIFLAPRTLSFSASALSGDKLVSKTVTSSRQMKRTPFIISPKAVSDSQNSQTCLDPDASRSVLGIILGGGAGTRLYPLTKKRAKPAVPLGANYRLIDIPVSNCLNSNVSKIYVLTQFNSASLNRHLSRAYASNMGGYKNEGFVEVLAAQQSPENPNWFQGTADAVRQYLWLFEEHNVLEFLVLAGDHLYRMDYEKFIQAHRETDADITVAALPMDEKRATAFGLMKIDEEGRIIEFAEKPKGDQLKAMKVDTTILGLDDERAKEMPYIASMGIYVVSKNVMLDLLREKFPGANDFGSEVIPGATSIGMRVQAYLYDGYWEDIGTIEAFYNANLGITKKPVPDFSFYDRSSPIYTQPRYLPPSKMLDADVTDSVIGEGCVIKNCKIHHSVVGLRSCISEGAIIEDTLLMGADYYETDADRRFLAAKGSVPIGIGKNSHIKRAIIDKNARIGDNVKIINSDNVQETARETDGYFIKSGIVTVIKDALIPSGTVI encoded by the exons ATGGCTGCTACAGCTGCTTTGAGATTGATTACTACTACTAAGTCCTCTTCCTCATCCAATGCTGCTTCAATTTCTCCCTCTAGCGGTATATTCTTGGCTCCTCGAACCTTGTCATTCTCGGCTTCTGCTCTATCAGGTGATAAGCTTGTTTCCAAAACTGTTACTTCTTCCCGGCAAATGAAACGAACTCCTTTCATCATTTCACCGAAAGCAGTTTCCGATTCTCAAAACTCTCAAACATGTTTGGACCCCGACGCTAGTAGA AGTGTTTTGGGGATTATTTTGGGAGGTGGAGCAGGGACAAGGCTTTACCCACTAACAAAGAAGAGAGCTAAGCCGGCTGTTCCATTAGGAGCAAATTATAGGCTAATTGATATTCCGGTTAGCAATTGCTTGAACAGTAATGTATCAAAAATCTACGTTCTCACTCAGTTCAATTCTGCTTCTCTCAATCGTCACCTTTCCCGTGCATATGCTAGTAACATGGGTGGTTACAAGAACGAAGGGTTCGTCGAAGTTCTTGCAGCTCAGCAGAGTCCTGAGAACCCAAATTGGTTCCAG GGGACAGCAGATGCGGTGAGGCAGTATTTATGGTTGTTTGAGGAGCATAATGTTTTGGAATTCTTGGTTCTTGCTGGGGACCATTTGTATAGAATGGACTATGAAAAGTTTATCCAGGCGCATAGAGAGACTGATGCTGATATCACTGTAGCTGCATTGCCCATGGATGAAAAACGGGCTACTGCTTTCGGTCTGATGAAGATTGATGAAGAAGGGCGTATAATTGAATTTGCTGAGAAACCGAAAGGGGACCAACTTAAAGCTATGAAG GTTGATACAACAATTTTAGGTCTTGATGATGAGAGGGCAAAAGAGATGCCTTACATTGCTAGTATGGGCATATATGTTGTTAGTAAGAATGTGATGTTGGATCTTCTTAGAGAAAAGTTTCCGGGTGCCAATGATTTTGGAAGTGAAGTCATTCCCGGTGCTACTTCCATTGGGATGAGG GTGCAAGCTTACCTGTATGATGGCTACTGGGAGGACATTGGTACCATTGAGGCATTTTATAATGCAAATCTGGGAATTACCAAAAAGCCAGTGCCAGATTTCAG CTTCTATGACCGATCGTCTCCAATCTACACCCAGCCTCGATATTTGCCTCCATCCAAAATGCTTGATGCTGATGTTACAGATAGTGTTATTGGTGAGGGCTGTGTGATTAAG AACTGTAAAATTCACCATTCTGTTGTTGGTCTTCGATCTTGCATTTCTGAGGGCGCAATCATAGAAGATACCTTACTGATGGGAGCAGATTATTATGAG ACTGATGCTGACAGAAGGTTTCTTGCTGCAAAGGGAAGCGTTCCAATTGGTATTGGAAAGAATTCGCACATCAAGAGAGCCATTATTGACAAGAATGCTCGAATTGGTGACAATGTGaag atcaTTAATAGTGACAATGTGCAAGAAACTGCAAGGGAAACGGATGGATATTTCATAAAGAGTGGGATTGTGACAGTAATCAAGGATGCCTTAATTCCTAGTGGAACTGTAATCTAA